The proteins below are encoded in one region of Doryrhamphus excisus isolate RoL2022-K1 chromosome 4, RoL_Dexc_1.0, whole genome shotgun sequence:
- the gdnfb gene encoding glial cell line-derived neurotrophic factor: protein MKLWHSLTTCLILLGAAHAGQAPLVRSRSRQRLSSAGGDSHEKERPLASPPLRISLSVSRSQQDADDRGDQYTMHEPLSAEFEEVADLIKVTISRIRRSPSSPPESTQATQSPRISKSNRTLSTKARHVRRKRKNGSSRLKNTRTKGGARGKKKSGSGRGQGCTLKQIQLNVTDLGLGYRSDEEMIFRYCAGPCRKSETNYDKILYNLAQRRRFPAKDTPPQACCRPIAFDDDLSFLDDNLVYHTVRKHSARKCACV from the exons ATGAAGTTATGGCATAGCCTGACCACTTGTTTGATTCTGCTGGGAGCCGCGCATGCCGGCCAAGCGCCCCTGGTCCGAAGCCGGAGCCGACAGCGGCTGTCTTCCGCGGGGGGAGATTCGCACGAGAAGGAGAGACCCCTGGCGAGTCCACCGCTCCGGATCAGCCTGTCCGTCAGCCGCAGCCAGCAGGACGCGGACGACCGGGGAGACCAAT aTACCATGCACGAGCCTCTCTCGGCCGAGTTTGAGGAAGTGGCGGATTTGATCAAAGTGACCATCAGCAGAATACGCCgctccccctcctcccccccagaGTCCACTCAGGCGACCCAGTCTCCGAGGATCTCCAAATCAAATCGGACCCTAAGTACCAAAGCTCGACACGTCAGACGCAAGAGGAAGAACGGCTCAAGCCGACTGAAAAATACAAGAACAAAAGGCGGGgctagaggaaaaaaaaagtcaggaagTGGGCGGGGTCAGGGCTGCACGCTGAAACAGATCCAACTCAACGTGACGGACTTAGGTTTGGGGTACCGCTCGGATGAGGAGATGATATTCAGGTACTGCGCGGGGCCCTGCAGGAAATCAGAGACCAACTACGACAAGATCCTGTACAACCTGGCCCAGCGCAGGAGGTTCCCCGCTAAGGACACGCCCCCGCAGGCCTGCTGTCGACCAATAGCGTTTGACGACGACCTCTCATTTCTGGACGATAACCTTGTGTACCACACCGTGAGGAAGCACTCTGCCAGGAAGTGTGCTTGTGTATAA